One window of bacterium genomic DNA carries:
- a CDS encoding purine-nucleoside phosphorylase produces MSNLKQMINETIKVIRERTAFKPGIGIILGTGLGKLVEYINDEISIPYSELPHFPIPTVESHAGRLIFGRLSGKPVLAMQGRFHYYEGYSMLQVTFPVRVMKFLGCELLIVSNACGGVNPLFERGDVMVICDHVNLMPENPLRGKNDDSIGDRFPDMCNAYDKGLIKLAENVAMKQGITLKKGVYVGLQGPCFETAAEYRMIRNIGGDAVGMSTVPEVIVARHMGMQVLGISIVTDIGFPDALEPVSHKIVIAAANKAEPKLTKLIEGVVKEIKI; encoded by the coding sequence ATGAGTAATTTAAAGCAAATGATTAATGAAACCATAAAAGTCATCAGAGAGAGGACTGCATTTAAGCCAGGGATTGGTATAATACTTGGGACAGGACTTGGAAAGCTTGTTGAGTATATAAATGATGAAATCTCTATCCCATACAGTGAACTACCTCATTTCCCTATCCCTACAGTTGAATCGCATGCTGGTAGGCTTATATTTGGTAGATTATCAGGTAAGCCTGTACTCGCTATGCAGGGCAGGTTTCATTATTACGAAGGATACTCAATGCTACAAGTTACCTTTCCTGTCAGGGTTATGAAATTTCTTGGCTGTGAACTCCTAATTGTATCAAATGCTTGTGGTGGTGTAAATCCATTGTTTGAGAGGGGTGATGTTATGGTGATTTGTGACCATGTCAACCTTATGCCTGAAAATCCGCTACGTGGCAAAAATGACGACTCAATTGGTGATAGGTTTCCAGATATGTGCAATGCGTATGATAAGGGGCTTATAAAGTTAGCAGAGAATGTAGCTATGAAGCAAGGTATTACACTAAAAAAGGGCGTATATGTTGGATTACAGGGACCGTGTTTTGAGACAGCCGCTGAATATAGGATGATTAGGAATATAGGAGGTGACGCAGTCGGTATGTCTACAGTGCCTGAAGTCATTGTTGCAAGGCATATGGGGATGCAAGTCTTAGGAATCTCAATAGTAACTGACATCGGCTTCCCTGATGCACTTGAGCCTGTCTCTCATAAGATTGTTATAGCAGCTGCTAATAAAGCTGAACCTAAATTAACTAAACTGATTGAAGGAGTAGTAAAGGAAATCAAAATTTAA
- a CDS encoding PBP1A family penicillin-binding protein, whose translation MKKRKAKTIKIKKIVFVVFGIYSFCAGFLFSLVYTLNKTLPSVTLLESYIPSKITRLYDRNGKVLHEFYEQRRIPIPLEDIPKPLIDATILAEDRKFYRHWGIDLSGITRAMLANILHLRVTQGGSTITQQLARNLFLTQERSVLRKIKETLLAINIEHSYSKSDILELYLNQIYYGNGAYGVESAAELYFGKSATELSIAECALLAGLPRGPILYNPIIHPMSAIRRRAFVLNLMANEGIISKEEAARVKNAPLGVIRSPIPQGIGLYFVEEVKKWVTERFGPDLLYRGGASIYTTLDIDLQQAAEKSVKEGLNRLDITYRFRDTLEPLQSAIVAIEPKTGAILSMVGGRDFSKSMFNRAMDARRQPGSAFKPFTWIAALESGYTPASIVLDDSITVNIPGAGIYSPSNFDNQFLGPVTLRKGLALSRNLVAIRLIMRIGPEKVIGYARRLGITSPLEPVLSLALGCSSVTLIDMVSAFATLANYGVRTIPFMIQKIVDEKGKLLYEHQEFSEQIISCETAYLITSLMQSVLDEGTGVNARVLGFTIPSAGKTGTTDNCTDAWFIGFTPSLACGVWVGYDQMKKIYKNATGSVFALPIWTDFMIKATRDTLIEAFEAPQGIVTKKICETSGKLATPFCESVREEVFINGTEPATVCDIHSSVKKK comes from the coding sequence ATGAAAAAGCGTAAAGCAAAAACAATAAAAATAAAAAAAATTGTATTCGTAGTTTTTGGTATTTACAGTTTTTGTGCCGGTTTTTTGTTCTCACTTGTTTATACTCTAAATAAGACACTACCATCTGTGACTTTACTTGAGAGCTATATTCCATCTAAAATTACGCGTCTCTATGATAGGAATGGTAAAGTGTTACACGAATTTTACGAACAGAGAAGAATTCCTATTCCACTTGAAGATATTCCAAAACCACTTATTGATGCTACTATTTTGGCTGAGGATAGAAAATTTTATCGTCATTGGGGCATTGACCTGTCTGGGATTACAAGGGCTATGCTTGCTAACATTTTGCATCTAAGAGTTACACAAGGAGGTTCAACAATAACACAGCAACTGGCACGCAACCTTTTTTTAACTCAGGAAAGGAGTGTACTTCGCAAAATCAAAGAAACTTTACTTGCCATCAATATTGAACATAGTTATTCTAAGTCTGACATTCTCGAACTTTATCTAAATCAAATTTATTATGGAAATGGTGCTTATGGGGTAGAGTCTGCAGCTGAGCTCTATTTTGGTAAGTCCGCAACTGAGCTTTCTATTGCAGAGTGTGCTTTACTTGCTGGACTGCCGAGAGGTCCTATATTATATAACCCTATCATTCATCCAATGTCTGCTATTAGACGTAGGGCATTTGTTCTTAATTTGATGGCTAATGAAGGAATAATCTCAAAAGAAGAGGCAGCGAGGGTTAAAAATGCACCACTCGGAGTTATTAGAAGTCCAATACCTCAAGGAATTGGGCTTTATTTTGTAGAAGAAGTTAAGAAATGGGTAACAGAGAGATTTGGACCCGACTTACTCTATCGAGGCGGTGCCTCAATTTATACTACTCTTGATATTGACTTGCAACAGGCGGCTGAAAAATCTGTTAAAGAGGGGCTCAACAGACTTGACATTACTTATAGATTTAGAGATACTCTTGAGCCGTTGCAATCTGCTATAGTTGCAATTGAGCCAAAGACCGGTGCAATACTATCCATGGTTGGGGGTAGAGATTTTAGTAAAAGCATGTTTAATCGAGCTATGGATGCAAGACGGCAGCCGGGGTCTGCATTTAAGCCATTTACTTGGATAGCTGCACTAGAATCAGGTTATACACCTGCATCTATTGTACTTGATGACTCAATTACTGTTAATATACCGGGAGCAGGCATCTACTCACCGAGCAACTTTGACAACCAATTTCTTGGTCCAGTAACTTTACGCAAGGGGCTTGCATTATCAAGAAATCTTGTTGCTATTAGACTTATTATGAGGATTGGGCCTGAAAAAGTGATTGGATATGCAAGGAGGTTGGGGATAACATCGCCACTTGAACCAGTGCTCTCACTGGCACTCGGCTGTAGCTCAGTTACACTCATTGACATGGTATCAGCTTTTGCTACACTTGCTAATTATGGAGTAAGAACTATACCATTTATGATACAAAAGATAGTAGATGAGAAAGGCAAGCTTTTATACGAACACCAAGAATTTAGTGAACAAATTATATCCTGTGAAACTGCTTATTTGATAACAAGCTTAATGCAAAGTGTATTAGATGAAGGGACAGGAGTTAATGCAAGAGTATTGGGATTTACTATACCATCAGCCGGTAAGACTGGGACAACAGATAATTGCACTGATGCTTGGTTTATTGGGTTTACACCTTCACTTGCTTGTGGAGTATGGGTTGGATATGACCAAATGAAGAAGATTTATAAGAATGCTACTGGCTCAGTATTTGCGCTCCCTATATGGACTGATTTTATGATAAAGGCAACAAGAGATACACTAATTGAAGCATTTGAGGCACCGCAAGGAATTGTAACCAAGAAGATATGCGAGACTTCTGGTAAACTTGCGACCCCTTTTTGCGAATCTGTAAGAGAAGAAGTTTTTATTAACGGAACTGAGCCAGCTACAGTCTGTGATATACATAGCTCAGTAAAGAAGAAGTAG
- a CDS encoding energy transducer TonB encodes MTKEIFLSILLHSAVFSIFGVARLQTKEADRSYPAIYTVSIVSGPKTEAEIGGIQVSKPPSPKAKAIKKKEVAKPKEQVPLEKEAIVRFPSGLGIKVSGVSSFGYSYYLNMILSKIGDNWLNPYEGGKKLSAVVYFTIATDGLIEDIKLEKSSGDSYYDQLALRAVYVTKRLPPLPSEFGDKQLKVHLEFECTQ; translated from the coding sequence GTGACAAAGGAAATATTTCTATCAATTCTTTTACATTCGGCAGTTTTTTCTATATTCGGAGTCGCAAGGTTACAGACAAAAGAAGCTGATAGATCTTATCCAGCTATATATACGGTCAGCATAGTCTCTGGTCCTAAAACAGAAGCAGAAATAGGTGGTATACAGGTTTCTAAACCACCATCCCCAAAAGCAAAGGCTATCAAGAAAAAGGAAGTCGCTAAACCAAAAGAACAGGTACCACTTGAGAAAGAAGCAATTGTTCGTTTTCCTTCCGGATTAGGTATAAAAGTTAGCGGTGTCTCGTCTTTTGGATATTCATATTATCTCAATATGATTCTTTCTAAAATAGGAGACAACTGGCTAAATCCGTACGAAGGTGGCAAGAAACTATCAGCAGTTGTTTATTTTACAATCGCCACCGACGGCTTAATTGAGGACATAAAATTAGAGAAAAGTTCAGGCGATAGTTACTATGACCAATTAGCGTTAAGGGCAGTTTATGTGACAAAAAGGCTGCCACCACTACCTTCTGAATTTGGAGATAAGCAATTAAAAGTTCATTTAGAGTTTGAATGCACGCAATAA
- a CDS encoding biopolymer transporter ExbD codes for MRHELRPISEMNITSLADISITILIIFIVTGTFLKSGINVNIPRTSAATAQKEEGIVVSITKEGRIFVEETQVSLSYFEKVLEAKISRARYPLVYLKADEGVPYGLVMEVIGRIKEIGIENLSLIAEPKRKGTVSK; via the coding sequence ATGAGACACGAACTCCGTCCCATATCTGAAATGAATATCACCTCACTTGCAGATATAAGTATAACTATTCTCATTATCTTTATTGTTACAGGTACATTTTTAAAGTCTGGTATAAATGTAAATATACCACGTACCTCTGCAGCAACGGCGCAAAAAGAAGAGGGTATAGTGGTATCAATAACTAAGGAAGGTAGAATCTTCGTTGAAGAGACACAAGTGTCACTTAGTTATTTTGAAAAGGTGCTTGAAGCCAAAATAAGTAGAGCTCGCTACCCATTAGTCTATCTCAAGGCAGATGAGGGTGTTCCTTATGGATTAGTGATGGAGGTAATAGGTAGAATTAAGGAAATAGGGATAGAAAACTTAAGCTTGATAGCTGAACCTAAAAGGAAAGGTACTGTCTCAAAGTGA
- the bamD gene encoding outer membrane protein assembly factor BamD yields the protein MQNAKLYRSLLTIFCLLSCSRHKTEVKLNVEDEFTLAKSEFEYKHYDKAIDGFKRVIFRYPGSKWVEESQYLLAKAYLEKKDHTQAELEYDFFIQSYPRSRFADDAYFELSLCYFKESPPYGIEQSLTKKALQLFRSFIAKYPDSELIDKAREYEKKCIDKLVKKELETAKLYVKLGKPASAILYLKDIQQSYPDNSYSKEIARLLEYITHNK from the coding sequence ATGCAAAATGCAAAATTATATAGGTCACTACTCACGATATTTTGCTTACTTAGTTGCTCAAGGCATAAGACAGAGGTTAAATTAAATGTAGAAGACGAGTTTACACTTGCCAAATCTGAATTTGAGTATAAGCATTATGACAAGGCAATAGATGGATTTAAGCGAGTCATTTTTCGCTACCCGGGTAGCAAGTGGGTTGAGGAATCGCAATACTTGTTAGCAAAAGCTTACCTTGAAAAGAAAGATCATACACAGGCTGAGCTTGAATACGACTTCTTTATCCAGAGTTATCCACGTTCAAGGTTTGCAGATGATGCATACTTTGAGCTCTCTCTTTGCTATTTTAAAGAATCGCCCCCATACGGAATTGAGCAATCGCTGACTAAAAAGGCACTTCAATTGTTTAGGTCATTCATTGCCAAATATCCAGATAGCGAACTTATAGATAAGGCAAGAGAATACGAAAAAAAGTGTATTGATAAGCTTGTAAAGAAGGAGCTTGAGACTGCTAAATTGTATGTTAAATTAGGTAAGCCAGCGTCAGCTATCTTGTATCTTAAGGACATACAGCAAAGCTATCCTGATAATTCATACTCAAAAGAGATAGCTCGGTTACTTGAGTATATAACTCATAACAAGTGA
- a CDS encoding MotA/TolQ/ExbB proton channel family protein yields the protein MGTGLASRVIQIVITCGGMAKGILIILLIFSIVCWALIIKKYNLSRRKIRRNRELLKFIGSRKKKMLASSNMNFNDSPLSAILTEGIKRTDKMKAMLKSSNAKIQMSNKTQSDLMPNIISSLQTVASEEIDNFENHLIILGTAGAVSPFIGLLGTVWGVMEAFLDIKTFGSAHIDIVAPGIAEALITTVAGLLVAIPALIAYNYFINVSKRLSSEMDRFITLVTSEIRNELSL from the coding sequence ATGGGGACGGGGTTAGCATCAAGAGTGATACAGATAGTCATCACCTGTGGTGGGATGGCAAAGGGTATCTTAATTATACTACTTATCTTCTCCATTGTCTGTTGGGCATTAATTATTAAAAAATACAACCTCAGCCGAAGAAAAATCAGAAGAAATAGAGAGTTACTGAAATTTATTGGGTCCAGGAAAAAGAAGATGTTAGCCTCATCTAATATGAACTTTAATGATAGCCCTCTTTCGGCTATACTTACAGAAGGGATAAAGAGGACAGATAAAATGAAGGCTATGTTAAAAAGCTCAAATGCAAAAATCCAAATGTCGAATAAAACTCAATCTGATTTAATGCCTAATATTATTTCAAGTCTACAAACGGTAGCTTCGGAGGAGATAGATAATTTTGAAAATCATCTTATAATTTTAGGCACAGCAGGTGCTGTAAGCCCTTTTATTGGGCTTTTAGGTACAGTGTGGGGGGTGATGGAAGCATTCTTGGATATAAAAACATTTGGCTCTGCGCATATTGATATAGTAGCACCAGGTATAGCAGAAGCATTGATAACAACAGTGGCTGGCTTACTCGTTGCTATACCAGCACTTATAGCGTATAACTATTTTATAAATGTATCAAAAAGGCTATCAAGTGAGATGGACAGATTTATCACTTTAGTTACGAGTGAGATAAGAAATGAATTAAGTTTATGA
- the ybgF gene encoding tol-pal system protein YbgF, protein MKKAIFLFIIVACGCGIREEIKHTRYKVDHIEQKVCHLDTLFVSTSNKETELILETRAEQIARLERIEDRLQILESRLTDNETQIAKLSKKLGIATKPVVAESLIPESTIVAHYKIYDTAHLDMTRGDYELAITGFKKYLELFPDSDLADNAQYWIGECLYAQSKYEAAILEFEKVEKNYPKGNKVASSIYKTALSYIAIGNRDKGRECLDRLLKEYPNSNEAKLAEERLKTLQ, encoded by the coding sequence ATGAAGAAGGCAATTTTTTTGTTTATCATTGTTGCCTGTGGGTGTGGTATTCGTGAAGAGATAAAGCACACACGGTACAAAGTTGACCACATAGAGCAAAAAGTATGTCATCTTGATACCCTCTTTGTTTCTACCAGCAATAAAGAAACTGAACTAATCCTTGAGACAAGAGCTGAACAAATAGCAAGATTGGAGCGTATAGAGGATAGGCTACAGATACTTGAGTCAAGGCTTACAGATAACGAGACACAGATAGCTAAACTATCTAAAAAACTTGGAATAGCTACCAAACCAGTAGTAGCAGAATCGCTTATCCCAGAATCTACTATCGTTGCCCACTATAAGATATACGATACAGCCCACCTTGATATGACAAGGGGTGATTATGAACTTGCTATTACCGGTTTCAAGAAATACCTTGAATTGTTTCCGGACTCAGACCTTGCAGACAATGCACAGTATTGGATTGGTGAATGTCTCTACGCTCAATCAAAATATGAGGCTGCAATTTTAGAATTCGAAAAAGTAGAAAAGAATTATCCAAAAGGGAACAAAGTTGCAAGTTCTATTTACAAGACGGCACTCTCTTATATTGCGATTGGAAATCGTGACAAAGGTAGAGAATGTTTGGATAGGCTATTAAAGGAATACCCTAATTCTAACGAAGCAAAATTGGCTGAAGAGAGACTTAAAACTCTACAATAA
- the tolB gene encoding Tol-Pal system beta propeller repeat protein TolB — protein MHAIIIILLLSQVSPGQVPPEEVWLKLTTAGKPKRQIRLGIEDFISKEQVPESLKNQIREIKNVVEQDLIFSLHFNLVSPIEAISLDSVKSKIPDFNRWATAEVLLTGELLAKEFLFWKGKLYLLIRVYDIGLKKEIFNNSYTLSKNSRAVAHKISDDVIKFLTGEDGVSQTKIAFSMKTGRTKEIAIVDYDGFNIEQLTTIGKLCLFPDWSPKDRCIAFSSYDSENLNLYLVDIKDGKVKLLSSINGLNSTPSFSPDGKRIALTLTKDGNPEIYIMDVSGHGLKRVTNNFAIDTSPTWSPTGREIAFVSDRAGSPQIYITDIDGTDVRRLTFDGNYNTAPAWSPRGDLITYVSQLDEGGPQIFIIDISGENQVQLTSEGSNEDPHWSPDGLHIVFSSNRSGVYKLYTMRWDGGEQRVITSTDGAYSPSWSHKLERL, from the coding sequence ATGCACGCAATAATTATTATACTACTTTTATCACAGGTATCACCGGGACAAGTACCCCCTGAAGAGGTATGGTTAAAGCTAACTACTGCAGGGAAGCCAAAAAGGCAAATAAGGTTAGGGATAGAGGATTTTATCTCCAAAGAACAGGTACCAGAATCGTTAAAAAACCAAATAAGAGAGATAAAAAATGTTGTTGAACAAGATTTGATATTTTCACTACATTTTAATCTTGTATCTCCAATTGAGGCGATATCTCTTGATAGCGTAAAAAGTAAGATTCCAGACTTCAATCGCTGGGCTACTGCTGAAGTGCTACTCACAGGTGAGCTGTTAGCTAAAGAGTTCTTATTCTGGAAAGGTAAGCTGTATCTCCTTATTCGGGTTTATGACATAGGGCTAAAGAAAGAGATATTTAATAATAGCTACACATTAAGTAAAAACTCAAGGGCTGTAGCGCATAAAATTTCGGATGATGTGATAAAATTTTTGACCGGTGAAGATGGTGTTTCACAGACAAAGATTGCTTTCTCTATGAAAACAGGGAGGACTAAAGAGATTGCAATAGTTGACTATGACGGCTTCAATATTGAACAATTGACTACTATAGGTAAACTATGCCTTTTCCCTGATTGGTCACCTAAAGATAGGTGTATTGCTTTCTCTTCTTACGATAGCGAGAACTTAAACCTTTACCTTGTAGATATTAAAGATGGAAAAGTTAAGCTCCTATCATCTATTAATGGACTCAACTCTACTCCAAGTTTCTCACCTGATGGCAAAAGGATTGCACTGACACTTACAAAAGATGGTAATCCAGAAATATACATTATGGATGTAAGCGGACATGGATTAAAGCGGGTGACAAATAATTTTGCAATAGATACTTCACCAACCTGGTCTCCTACGGGTAGAGAGATTGCATTTGTATCAGATAGAGCAGGTAGTCCTCAGATATATATAACAGACATTGATGGCACAGATGTTCGGCGTCTAACATTTGATGGAAATTATAATACAGCACCTGCATGGTCACCGAGAGGCGATCTCATCACATATGTATCACAATTAGATGAAGGGGGACCTCAGATATTTATTATTGACATAAGTGGTGAAAATCAAGTCCAACTGACATCAGAAGGTAGTAACGAAGACCCACACTGGTCTCCGGACGGCTTGCATATAGTGTTTAGCTCTAATAGGAGTGGAGTCTATAAACTCTACACTATGCGATGGGATGGGGGTGAGCAGAGAGTTATAACTTCAACTGATGGTGCATATTCACCGAGCTGGTCACATAAGTTAGAGAGGTTATAG
- a CDS encoding MBL fold metallo-hydrolase, translating into MFKQRFVHSNSVLIKNGLLHPFSKRQGKSIIVDPGITAFGNSSRLLSKLNELGVQAIDEIWLTHAHPDHSQAVRFLKSKFNSKVFCHPIAKTILESPHPVQAVSNQQKESVAPLLTHIFKNEPKKAKVIEKITESLTKLGVNSITLNWRKVKVDGIFKNGELLNGIKVLYLPGHTPEEVGFYITNENILITGDLIAHGKHIPFAVLNMPSSDIDAAISSLKIIQGLNPKLIITGHGGVIENPKAVIDKCIEATKKLRLDAICTLRTSSNPAQVISKWWQLSIGCRIQERLCLLGVFAKATFKLY; encoded by the coding sequence TTGTTCAAGCAAAGATTTGTCCATTCTAACTCCGTACTTATAAAGAATGGTTTACTCCACCCTTTTTCAAAGAGGCAGGGTAAATCTATAATAGTTGACCCCGGAATTACAGCGTTTGGTAACTCATCACGCCTACTATCAAAATTAAATGAACTTGGAGTCCAAGCAATAGACGAAATCTGGCTTACACATGCCCACCCTGACCATTCTCAAGCTGTCAGATTTTTGAAGTCCAAATTTAACTCAAAAGTCTTTTGTCATCCTATAGCAAAAACTATCTTGGAGTCGCCTCACCCTGTGCAGGCTGTTTCAAATCAGCAAAAGGAAAGCGTTGCCCCCCTACTTACTCATATTTTTAAAAATGAACCCAAAAAAGCTAAAGTGATAGAAAAGATTACGGAATCGTTAACAAAGTTAGGCGTGAACTCTATAACTCTAAATTGGAGAAAGGTTAAAGTAGATGGCATATTCAAAAATGGTGAACTATTGAACGGAATTAAAGTACTATATTTGCCAGGTCATACTCCGGAGGAGGTTGGCTTTTACATTACTAATGAAAATATTCTTATAACAGGCGACCTTATCGCTCATGGTAAACATATACCATTTGCAGTCCTGAATATGCCATCATCTGATATTGATGCTGCTATCTCTTCACTTAAGATTATACAAGGGCTTAACCCTAAGCTCATAATTACTGGACATGGTGGAGTAATAGAGAATCCGAAAGCTGTCATAGATAAATGTATAGAAGCAACAAAAAAATTAAGACTTGATGCCATCTGTACACTTAGAACCTCTTCTAATCCTGCACAAGTAATAAGTAAATGGTGGCAACTTTCTATCGGATGTCGGATACAAGAACGTCTATGTCTGCTGGGAGTCTTTGCAAAAGCGACATTTAAATTATATTAA
- a CDS encoding OmpA family protein — translation MRWAFLIAVSSLFILGCFPKKKVVKEEVVVPEEKVEVTKPEVEPEVAKVELNRINFDFDKYDIRPGDAKILENNAKVLREHPDINVLIEGHCCEIGTAEYNMALGWKRAKAAKDYLINLGIKPDRLSTISYGEERPLDPRDLPKNRRAEFVIK, via the coding sequence ATGAGATGGGCATTTTTAATTGCGGTTAGCAGCCTATTTATATTGGGCTGCTTCCCGAAGAAGAAAGTGGTGAAGGAAGAGGTGGTTGTGCCTGAGGAGAAAGTGGAAGTTACTAAACCTGAAGTTGAACCAGAGGTGGCAAAAGTAGAACTGAACAGAATCAACTTTGACTTTGATAAGTATGATATAAGACCGGGAGATGCCAAGATTTTAGAGAATAATGCTAAAGTACTTAGAGAGCATCCGGATATAAATGTTCTTATTGAAGGTCATTGTTGTGAAATTGGCACAGCCGAATACAATATGGCATTGGGGTGGAAGCGTGCTAAGGCAGCAAAAGATTACCTTATTAATTTAGGAATTAAGCCCGATCGTCTCTCCACTATAAGTTATGGTGAAGAGAGGCCACTTGACCCACGAGATTTACCTAAGAATAGGAGAGCCGAGTTTGTAATCAAATAA